One Triticum dicoccoides isolate Atlit2015 ecotype Zavitan chromosome 4B, WEW_v2.0, whole genome shotgun sequence genomic window carries:
- the LOC119294774 gene encoding histone-lysine N-methyltransferase ASHR1-like, with amino-acid sequence MASWAEQLQRELAGRGLAVASVPGKGRGLLAARSFFPGEVIICQEPYASTPNRISVGSSCDHCFASGNLRKCSVCRVAWYCGSVCQKEEWKLHQLECQAISALTEERKKMLTPTIRLMVRLILRRKLQSEKAIPSSATDNYDLVDALESHISKVDDNQLVLYAQMANLVQLILPSIELDLKEIAHTFSKFACNAHTICDPELRPLGTGLFPAISIINHSCVPNAVLLFEGRTAYVRALQPLSSNTEVSISYIETAATTLKRHNDLKQYFFTCTCPQCIKDSEEDALLEGYRCKDQKCDGFLLPDSGKKAYTCQKCSISRDEEEVKKVSSEILLLSDKASSFLSSGNNSEAGSVYKIIEQLEQKHYHSFSITLLHTRETLLKIYMELQDWQTALMYCRMTIPVYERVYPPFHPMVGLQFYTCGKLEWLLEYTEDALKSLTRAADILRITHGTQSQFMKELFGKLEEARAEVSFRLSSGDEQIS; translated from the exons ATGGCGTCGTGGGCGGAGCAGCTGCAGCGCGAGCTCGCCGGCCGcggcctcgccgtcgcctccgTTCCAGGAAAGGgccgcggcctcctcgccgcccgcaGCTTCTTCCCAG gggaggtcattATTTGCCAGGAACCCTATGCTTCTACGCCCAACAGGATTTCGGTTGGATCGAGCTGCGACCACTGCTTCGCCTCCGGCAACCTGAGGAAGTGCTCGGTTTGTCGAGTAGCTTGGTACTGCGGGAGCGTGTGCCAG AAAGAAGAATGGAAGCTTCATCAACTTGAGTGTCAAGCCATCTCAGCGCTCACAGAGGAAAGGAAGAAGATGCTTACTCCTACAATCCGTTTGATGGTGCGGCTTATACTAAGAAGAAAACTGCAAAGCGAGAAG GCCATTCCATCTTCAGCAACAGATAACTACGatctggtggatgcgctggagtccC ACATCTCGAAGGTTGATGATAATCAATTGGTCCTCTATGCTCAGATGGCCAATCTTGTGCAGCTGATTCTCCCTTCAATTGAACTTGATCTTAAGGAAATCGCACATACTTTTTCTAAG TTCGCCTGCAATGCTCATACCATATGTGATCCTGAACTGAGGCCCCTTGGGACTGGACTGTTTCCTGCTATATCAATTATTAACCACAG TTGTGTACCAAATGCAGTTTTGCTATTTGAGGGTCGGACTGCATATGTACGCGCGTTGCAACCCTTGAGTAGCAATACTGAG GTATCAATAAGTTATATCGAAACTGCAGCAACCACTTTGAAGAGACACAATGATCTCAAGCAGTACTTCTTCACCTGCACATGTCCCCAATGTATTAAG GATTCTGAGGAAGATGCTCTCCTGGAGGGATACAGATGCAAGGACCAAAAGTGTGATGGCTTTCTGCTGCCTGACTCGG GAAAGAAGGCTTATACATGCCAGAAATGTAGCATTTCTAGAGATGAAGAAGAGGTAAAGAAGGTGTCAAGTGAAATATTACTGCTGTCTGACAAAGCTTCTTCGTTTCTTTCATCTGGAA ATAATAGTGAAGCAGGTTCAGTGTACAAGATCATTGAGCAGTTAGAACAGAAGCATTACCATTCTTTCTCGATCACTTTGCTTCACACACGTGAAACACTCCTGAAG ATATATATGGAGTTGCAAGATTGGCAGACTGCATTAATGTATTGCAGAATGACTATTCCAGTTTATGAAA GAGTTTACCCACCTTTTCATCCAATGGTCGGACTGCAATTCTATACTTGCGGAAAGCTCGAATG GTTGCTTGAGTACACGGAGGACGCTCTGAAATCGTTAACTAGGGCAGCAGATATACTTCGGATAACACACGGCACACAATCCCAGTTCATGAAAGAGCTATTTGGTAAGCTGGAGGAAGCGAGGGCAGAAGTTTCATTTAGGCTATCGTCTGGAGACGAGCAAATTTCATGA